From one Ignisphaera cupida genomic stretch:
- a CDS encoding L-fucose/L-arabinose isomerase family protein, translating to MRLVPIGIAMLGDERRSVMERLENECIKRMKRLAEIIKSRVKYVTGQVPDVVVAPKVISSIKDSKDVGEYFVKNGVKILIIQYYIWDYPYLVWPLVNILGKDKPILNVSNNEGEYPGNVGLLATDGALRQAGMITHRVIGDIEDPRIQEEIIDWIMAAEAYVSLRGQVYGIYGGHSMGMETGYFHMIPIQKKFGVTAYQIDQLLLVKYMEKVSEEEVEKGFKWLSKMLGDRIKYDGKMLTPEKLKTQLRLYLAMKMINEEYGFDFCGIKGQRELTEHVVITDVAEMLMNDPYDWNGTKEPFVCSTEADSFGALTMQILKYVSGGLPVLFADVRLYVPEKDLWIFANSGNHASWYATRSFNPEENFRKVTLWPAIEMYFPAGGASVEFDAAPGEMTFARLGIYDDKIYMVIVRGESIDLPEDEKKKLRDQTNPTWPHMYVKLKATYEEFINVFPANHIHGIPGNHVNRLVKFCEIAGVEPIVLGEDREKVKAPIWKLLK from the coding sequence TTGCGTCTAGTTCCTATAGGAATTGCTATGTTAGGAGATGAGAGAAGATCTGTTATGGAGAGACTTGAGAATGAGTGTATCAAGCGTATGAAGAGATTAGCTGAAATAATAAAATCAAGGGTTAAGTATGTTACTGGTCAGGTACCTGATGTTGTTGTAGCTCCTAAAGTAATAAGCTCCATTAAGGATTCTAAGGATGTTGGTGAGTATTTTGTTAAAAATGGTGTGAAGATACTAATTATTCAATACTATATATGGGATTATCCATATCTTGTCTGGCCTCTTGTGAATATTCTTGGTAAGGATAAGCCAATACTAAATGTTTCTAATAATGAAGGTGAATATCCAGGAAATGTAGGTCTTCTAGCAACTGATGGTGCACTAAGACAAGCTGGGATGATAACACATAGAGTAATTGGTGATATAGAAGATCCAAGAATACAAGAAGAGATTATTGATTGGATCATGGCAGCTGAAGCATATGTTTCCTTAAGAGGCCAAGTCTACGGAATATATGGAGGACATTCAATGGGTATGGAAACAGGATATTTCCACATGATACCTATACAGAAGAAATTTGGTGTAACAGCTTATCAAATAGATCAGCTTCTCCTAGTAAAATATATGGAAAAGGTTTCTGAGGAGGAAGTTGAGAAAGGTTTTAAATGGCTTAGTAAAATGCTTGGTGATAGAATAAAGTATGATGGTAAAATGCTTACTCCAGAAAAACTGAAAACACAGCTGAGACTTTATCTAGCTATGAAGATGATAAATGAAGAATACGGATTCGATTTCTGCGGCATTAAGGGTCAAAGAGAATTAACAGAACATGTTGTTATTACTGATGTCGCTGAAATGCTTATGAATGATCCATATGATTGGAATGGAACTAAAGAGCCATTTGTATGTTCCACTGAAGCAGATTCCTTTGGCGCATTAACTATGCAAATACTTAAGTATGTTAGTGGAGGTTTACCTGTGCTTTTTGCAGATGTTAGACTCTATGTACCTGAAAAGGATCTTTGGATCTTTGCAAATTCTGGAAACCATGCAAGCTGGTATGCTACTAGAAGTTTTAACCCTGAAGAAAACTTTAGAAAAGTTACCTTATGGCCAGCAATAGAGATGTATTTCCCAGCAGGAGGAGCCTCAGTAGAATTCGATGCAGCTCCAGGTGAAATGACTTTCGCAAGACTTGGAATATACGATGATAAAATATATATGGTTATTGTAAGAGGGGAATCTATAGATCTACCAGAGGATGAAAAAAAGAAATTGAGAGACCAAACTAATCCAACTTGGCCTCATATGTATGTTAAGCTAAAGGCAACATATGAAGAATTTATAAATGTATTTCCAGCAAATCACATACATGGTATACCAGGTAACCATGTTAATAGATTGGTTAAATTCTGCGAAATTGCTGGAGTAGAGCCAATAGTACTAGGTGAAGACAGAGAAAAAGTCAAAGCTCCCATATGGAAACTTCTCAAATAA